Part of the Vagococcus jeotgali genome, ACTCGAAGATATAATAGCTTAAGAAGGGCATTCTCATTAGGGAAAGCTCCTTTTTTAGTTACCTTGCGGAAACTAGAGTGAACACTTTCTACAGCATTTGTCGTGTACATTATTTTTCGAATAGCTGAGCCGTAATCAAATAATTGTTCGACATGGTGGAAATTTCTTTTCCAAACATCAATAGCTCCAGGATAGACTGCCCACTTTGTTTGAAAGGTATCAAAAGCTGTTTGAGCCGCTTTTAAAGAGGAGGCACTGTAAAAAGACTTCATATCCTTACAAACCTCTTTATAACTTTTACTTGGCACATAACGAAGGGCATTTCTAACTAAATGGACCAGACAACGTTGAACGACAACACCTGGGAAAATAGCTTTGGCTCCATTTTCAAGCCCTGATACACCATCCATTGAAATAAACAAAATATCTTCAACGCCACGCTCTTTAATCTCATCAAAAATCTGCATCCATCTATTTTTCGATTCTGTTTGATTTAGCCAAAGACCTAGAATTTCTTTATTTCCTTTTAAATCATAACCAAGAATTGTATACACCGCACATTCTTTCACTTCATAATTTTCTCTTAGAGTGACATACATACAATCGACAAACAAGAAGGCATAGCATTTGGCCAGAGGTCTGATTTGCCATTCCTCAAGTTCTGGTAATATTTGATCTGTGATATCCGACACCATATCATGAGAAATAGTAAAACCATAAATATCTTCAATTGTCGAGGCAATATCTCGTTGACTCATGCCTTTGGCATACATAGAAAGAACTTTTCCTTCAATACTTGAAACGTCTCTGCTTCTTTTAGGAATAATTTCTGGCTCAAAAGAAGCGTCTCTATCTCTAGGAACCTGAATGTCTAATTCACCAAAACTTGTTTTTAATTTTTTATTTCCATATCCATTCCGTCTGTTTTGAGTTTCTTTTTCTTGTTTTGACTGATTCTCATAACCTAAATGATTATCTAATTCTCCACGAAGCATTGCTTCAAACATCGGTCCAAAAATATCTTTTAGGGCTTCTTGCATGTCTTCAACCGATTCTGGTTGATAGGCATCAATAATTGATTGAGCTAACTTCGCTGATTTTTGATCTTTTTTCTTTTTTGTCATGACTTACCACTCCTTTAATCTATTGTAAAAAAAGAAAAACCGCGAAGCAACCCACTACCTAGGATGGTAGGTTACTTACACGGTTTATATTACACTCTCAGATGCCACTAATTATTAGGAAATTGCTTTTTGAATTATCAAAAGGTACTGTGTAACTGTAACTTTCAGGGACAATCACGATATTGACTGTCTTGCCTAAAAATTCATTTAAGTCATCAGCCTTACCTTTTAATGATGAGTTGCTGACGACTAATAACACCTCTATATTTCCGTTTGATTTATTGGTTACTTTCTTAACCTCTGGGCTAAAACTTACTTGTTCTGTCATTTATTTTCCTACTTTCTTATTATTTATTTATGATATGATTAACTTAAAAACGTAAAGGAGTGTTTTTTATGACTGATGAGAAGTCGATTATTAAAATTAATGTTTTGCCTGAAAAAACAACTGATGCATTATTAACACCTGGTGCAACATCTATAGGTTCTGCTTTTAAAGATGTCATTGAAGCTTTAGGTCATGCAACTCTTGGTCCTCTCAGAAAATTTAATTTAGTTAAAGAAAAAGAACTAAAAGACTTCGAAGAACAACTAAATAGTAAAATTAATGATATTCCTGAAGAAAACAGAGATGATTCAAAAATAGGTATAACCTTTAAAGCTCTAGAAGATTCAAAATATCAGCTTAATGAAGATATTATGAGAGAAGCTTTCTCTAATTTAATTTCAAACAGTTTGGATTCAAGAACAAATTCGCTTATTTCTCCAAAATATTCTGATATTTTAGCAAATATGAGTTCAAATGAAGCGAAACTCTTCCAAACTATTTACCAAAATAATCTAGGAAGGGTACCTGTTATATCAGTAGATATTGAAAATATAAATACCCGTTCTTCTAGGAGAGCTGCAGATTACATATTAATTTTAAATGATAAACGAATACTTCAAGATGAACAATTATCACTATCTTTATTGGAAGCTTCTAACCTTATTCGTATCAATGAAGGAAAACATTGGGCAGCCCCTCATTTTATTTCCTTGTATGACTACGTTGAAAATGAGAAAGTAAATTTAGATAGTTTTAATGATCCCAATTTTGATGAAGAGAAAGCTATTGTCAATAAACATTCTTTAGAACTTACTCACTTAGGTCTAGAATTGGCTAAACTTTTATTTCCTTAATTTTTTATCAATTCTATCTGCTTAGTTGTAAAATCAAGTTAGCCACTCTAAAATAATAAAAAAACACCATGGTAAAAATTCGTGTATCATTGAAGTAACTACCCAACAACGAAAGGAATTTTTATCATGGTGAAAATTAAGAATAACACAAAGACATCTAGTTATAAACATCTTTCCTTAAAGGAAAGGCAGCTTATTGAAGTTTGGCATAATATGGGAGACTCTAATAGAGAAATTGGTAGACGATTAGGCCGACACCATCAAACAATAAGTAATGAGCTTAAACGAGGAACGACCACGCAAATCAAAGAAAATAAGAAACCTAAACAACTCTATTTTGCTGATACGGGGCAAGCTAAATACATAGAAAACAGGAAACGCTGTGGTTCGAAATCTAAGCTAGTTAGTGCTGTTGATTTTATTAATTATGCTTGTAAACAAATGATAGACTTTAATTGGTCACCAGATGCAATTGTTGGCTTTATCAAGTCTTTAGGGACTTGGGATAAACCTATTGTTTCTACTAAGACACTTTATAACTATATTGATAAAGG contains:
- a CDS encoding IS256 family transposase — translated: MTKKKKDQKSAKLAQSIIDAYQPESVEDMQEALKDIFGPMFEAMLRGELDNHLGYENQSKQEKETQNRRNGYGNKKLKTSFGELDIQVPRDRDASFEPEIIPKRSRDVSSIEGKVLSMYAKGMSQRDIASTIEDIYGFTISHDMVSDITDQILPELEEWQIRPLAKCYAFLFVDCMYVTLRENYEVKECAVYTILGYDLKGNKEILGLWLNQTESKNRWMQIFDEIKERGVEDILFISMDGVSGLENGAKAIFPGVVVQRCLVHLVRNALRYVPSKSYKEVCKDMKSFYSASSLKAAQTAFDTFQTKWAVYPGAIDVWKRNFHHVEQLFDYGSAIRKIMYTTNAVESVHSSFRKVTKKGAFPNENALLKLLYLRVKELQSKWEGGHVHNWAMVLNQLTVNDSFSKRVEKYNRY
- a CDS encoding DUF4393 domain-containing protein; this encodes MTDEKSIIKINVLPEKTTDALLTPGATSIGSAFKDVIEALGHATLGPLRKFNLVKEKELKDFEEQLNSKINDIPEENRDDSKIGITFKALEDSKYQLNEDIMREAFSNLISNSLDSRTNSLISPKYSDILANMSSNEAKLFQTIYQNNLGRVPVISVDIENINTRSSRRAADYILILNDKRILQDEQLSLSLLEASNLIRINEGKHWAAPHFISLYDYVENEKVNLDSFNDPNFDEEKAIVNKHSLELTHLGLELAKLLFP